The Rhodamnia argentea isolate NSW1041297 chromosome 10, ASM2092103v1, whole genome shotgun sequence sequence AACAGATTCGGGACTAAAATCCCACTTCCGTTTGGTACGGAAGACCGACAACTTCACGGAGAAAGGCGATTCAAGCATGTTCTTCCTTCGGAACCATATCACATCCCGAGGAAAGCGATTAACCAGATATAACACATCCAAACCAACTAGATCTATAAAGCATAAATTCATTAAGCAGCCAAGTGAAACGCAAATTTCCTTTCATAGACTATGCTGTGGTACAATGTTAGTAAACAAATGATGCACCAAGAACAGCTATCAACAACCCTTCCAAATTCCACAAAAAGAAACTCTTAGGTCAGAATGAGATCGCTGCCTCCAAGATGAGGGCGAAGGCAAACACGGACCTCGTGCTCTTCTGGGCCAGCGCGGAGTTTGGGCACCATGATTTCTAGCAATGAACCCTGCTCATTGTAGTAGGCTTCTATATTGGCATCTTCGGGAATTCGAGTTGATAACGGAATCTCCCTCACAAATTCCCCAGAAGGGCAATGCTCTGGGGATGGATCTGTAAGTTTGAATGTCCTGTCGCTCCTCCGGATGAATGGTGTTCGAGATGTGCTAACTCCAGATATCTTGATGATCCCATGAGTGGGAGTATTCCTCCAAGAAACCTTAACCTTCTGAAGATCCACAAAAGGCAAACTTATAATTATCAGATAACCCTCCTCATCCTCGTAAATTGTTTTTGCAGCTGTAACAGGCCCATAAACATTCTTCATGATCCCACTGAATTCATTTAACCATTGTGGTTCACTCAGGTGGAGATCCATATCAATAGTCCGATCCGAGAGAGGATTAAcagtcaaaaatggatcctCCTCAAGTCCATGAGAGAAAAAGTCTTTCCTCTTCTTGCTGCTTACGGGTGACAAATCCATACTATCCACATTACCATTGCTTGATGGTTGAGTAGACAAATTCAGTCCAGACCCATTAAGCAGCTTCTTGGACTGGGAATTGGAGGCACACTTAACTGGTGGAGGAGGCCTTTCAAGCTCGAAATCAATATTGGGTagatttctccaagaactaaAATCACTCGCTTCAGGTGGAATAGAGAAATTCAACTCCCTGCCTGTGAGTTCCATCCAACGCCTGTGCTCTTCCTCATCAAGACCCCTGAGATTGGGTGAGGGAACAACCTCAATCCCATGGATACACTGCGGATTAGAGAGACCCCTGTAATGCTTCCGCTGCATCCTATGAGATCTAACAAAACCCTTATCTACGCTGAAGGGAAAGGGACGCTCACCTTGTCGAGAATGCCCGTTCATATAACTCCTCAGCTGCATCTTGCCCAATGCATTGTCGGGCCTCTCCTTGAATGCCCACATGTACATGTTCTCCATGTCATGCTGAACCATGAATATGTCAAGCTTGAGATCAGATTTATCGAATCCCGATACTCCGTTGCTGTCCCTCACAATCTTTGCCTTGGATTTATCATTCAACACCGGCTTAAAATAAAAGCTAAAGAAAAACCAAGCACCCCAAATACTATCCACCCGCTTCACACATTTCCGTCCGCCTTTAGGAATATTGAGCAAGCTCTCTGTCTCGTAAACTTGGGGACCAAGGCCGACATCAAGGATATCGCAAGGGTCGGGATTCCAGGACTGGGGAGGTGGGCTCCGTTCAACGGACAGGGGTAGATTAATGTCTGGTGGACGCAGAATCATTTGGCGATTCATCTCCAAAACGGATTCGTCGTGGGAGGAGGAGCTTGAATCCATGGACAACAGAGTGGATGGGTGATGACTTTCCATTGATAAGGTTGTGAGGAGAGAAGAATCTCCCATTTCAGTCCTTTTCGTTTGTGGGTTTTCTTGCAGTCGGGCACGATTTAAAAAGCTCCATGGTCGCAGCTCAAACAAAATTCAAACAACCTAACCGTGTACAACCACCTTCTTCAAAAACCAATACCCAGAATAATTCCCCCGCTCAATCTTATACTATACTCTAGACTCTTATCCAACAGATAACCAATATTCCCACATAAAAAAATCTGACAAACAAAAAACCAATAATTTCCCGagagaaaagttaaaattttttgaaggtATTACAAAAATCTCTTCAACCTCTACCTAGAGacagggagagagggagagagagagagagattggattGGAAAGTCTGCTAAAGGAACACTATATCTAATCCTAGCCCAAGAATCTCCTGAAATCCCCCAAACAAAGGCCTGAAACACTGAATCAGTAACATCAAATCCATCAAAAGTCAAACGCTTTCTTGCCCTAATTCTGCCCCCACCCCCAATACCCAccccgaaaaaaagaaaactcaaaaccTACCAAGACATCAAAACCCGAAAAAGGGACCCAATAAAACAAAGACCCAACAGGGGATTCTCAGAGAAGAGTACCATTTGGGATAACCACCATGGAATCGAGCGAAAGAGGAGGGAAATGAAGGGTTCTGCCGATACCCATCACCACGaaaccatcaccaccaccaaacTTCAGCAGCAGAAGCAAGCAACCAGAGCTGTTGCTGCCTCTAGGAATTgctgctttctttctttctcctggGAATTCGCCAGAGAAACAATGCGTATGTGCGGGGGCGTATGGATGTGGGGTTGGGAAGGGTGTGAAAGGGAGAACAGAGGAGCTCTTGACCTCTTATTTAGTAGCGGAGAGATTATCGCGTCGAAGAAGCGGCCTGCACCAGATAATACCGACCGTGTGGGGGGGTTACTGTTGCTACGGATGTTAATGTAAAACTAGACGGTGCACTTTTGTCTTTTGCTTTCGTGCGACACCGCCCGTGCGAATGCGCGTGGGGCCTGAGGTAAAAAATGCCAAAAGAAAAGCTTCGTCGAAAGTTTTATAACTGAGAGGCATTCACGTTGGATTTGGACTATGGACTAATTTAACTgattaatttgtttaatttccCAAACGCTTGACCTATTAATTATCTTCGATCTCCCtttgaagatttttattttgacacttatcgAAATGAATTTCGACATAATCGAACAGAGAGCGTTTTGTTTATAAGCTCATTGGAATGAAAAGGGATCGCGATCGCCATCGCAATTTGGTTCCGGTCTCCATTCCTATATCAAATACGGTCCCATTGATAACATGTATAAGTTCAAACTTCAGATAAAAATCACGATCATGGCGAAATTCAAAAAACTTGAAGCTCTAGTAAGAATCACCGCTACCCGCTTTAAAATGAGGTCATTGCTTTTGTTCACTAATTAGAAATTTCAGAAGGGAACCGAGGCAGGATGTGTGTGGAAAAACCTGCATAAATTTACTGAATAGAGATTTCATTGGTAACCCGTATAAGTTCAAACTTCGGATAGATCGCGTGCGCACAGTAAAATATAGAAAACTTAAAAGCCCTAGTCAGAATCACCTGCTTGTTTTCAAGTGGGGTGATTGCTTTTGTTCACTAATTAGAAATTTCAGAAGGGAACCGAGGCAGCACATGTGTGAAAACATTTGTTTAATGGCTGGTCAAGCAGACTATTAAATGTTCCCCAATAGTTTAACAAAAGGAGCTGGTCATGTCCCAGATATAACCCGTTTGGTTCAGGTGTTTATGTCTCTGAAAGTTACTTAGCAGTTTCTTGTCTAGGACACTTCCAAGGTGCCCCCACATGGCCTCCCAATTGAGAGGAGACGTGCCTGGCAGGGTCCTACTCAAGATGTGCGACAGGCTTAAACAGTTCCAAAGATCTATTCAAAGTgatcttttcttcctctttttaattttattttcctcttctgaTCAATAGAATCaaagtgaattttttaaaaaatgaacatGGAAGTAAGCCTCCCTTGGTTAGTGCCAGCTTGGGTGTGGATTGGTAGTGACACTCAGATGACTTTTGTTCTAATTATTATTTAGGGTTCAGGAAGGTGGGTCGAAAGATGCGCAAGAGGTAGATATCTATGCTGCGTTTGGttgtccgtataaaactcgggatatgatatgttttatcctatcccgtgtttggtaggtgtcccggacagtataatgtcggatataggagggatataacccggataaaaaaatcctaggggagggggtaggataaggtcggataggatttctcttatccgtcatataaaagctaactttcttgtctcatttgtttctattttcattttattttattttttttgcaaagaggtttgaaaatctaataaaatgtgtatattttcaagttttttttttgtgtgtatgagaacattatttttatagtaataagatcggaatatttcatgagcatcacatagggcatatacgtcatttatattgatatacggtttctaccaaatgcaggatatgataagatatgagaatatccgactttaaatccgtagttcaccaaatggtggataggatatggccaaatccctagatttcttatcatatcctatccaatcctatcttgACCagaaatttcgacgaccaaacgcagccttagggTTAGAACTTGGGGCTGAGGTATGAGAGGTTAAAAATGGCTTTTTAATTAAACGAGATTGGCAGGCTTATGTTCATTGTTCAAATGTTAAATTCATGTTGGTCTATTTTGTTCTGTTGCTTCGACGACATAGTGTCGATTACTAGTTACGAGGGCAAGACGTTGAAAACTGATGCGTTGGTGGCTTtcgatacaaaagaaaaaaaaatgcaatcaattaATGAGCATGAAAATGCGGAAGGCGTCATATAAGTTCTCGCATATATACGACGGCCATATAAATCACAAGGGCAAGACGTTGAAAATTGATGTGCTGGTGGTGGCTTtcgatacaaaagaaaaaaaatgcagtcAAATGAGCATGAAAATGCGGAAGGCGTCGATTAGTTCTTGCATATATGCGAAGGCCATATAAAAAGAAATGctaaaatattccaaaaaatattcacaaaagTTTATATACTAAATGATGTGATTCCTCTGGTGTTTGATGCAAAGCAAAATACTgtatatctttttattttttggtcaaaaaatacTTTATATGTGACTCCTCTATCGTTTGGAAcgacaaaaatatttatgacacAGGCATGTGATGTGATGTACTAATCCAAGCAGCAATAGGTCGTTTTGCATAGTTCTTCTATTGGAAAGCGCGTTTCCTATGTGTTTGGCGGCCATTGATCGGCCAGTCAATCATTAGTTCTTGCATTTTGCTCTTTTATTGCAAATTGAAAATACTTCCAAATTAAGTACCCACCCATCCCGCAGGCAAAAGCCTCCCTTTCACCCTACCTCCTGGGGTTCCCTCCCTTAaagccgccaccgccgccgccaccatccGAGGAAAATAGAGGaacctttctctctccccctccctccctctgttTCCCTTTGTcctcttttgaagtttttcttttgtgtgcGCGAATATATTTCTGTAACTGATTTTGGGTGAACGTGGAGATTAGTTCGACCATCCGTCCGGACGACAACCATCGAGGATGTTGGTGACGTGGAACCTGTCCGAGATTAGGTTGCTTTCCTTTTCCGATTTACATTTTAGTCAAGATTTGATGATTGTACCCTCGATCCGGGAGTTTCCTATAGGTATTTGATTTATGATGTTGGTGTCTTTGCACACTGATGGTGAAGAGGACGTTGAGCCTAAATGTACATTACAAGGCATTGCGAATGGAATGAAAGGTCTCGACGTGTGCTCAAGATCGAATCCGGTGATCGGCTGATGGAGTTTTATAGTGGCAGAATTGTTCTTGAGGATGAGATCATGTTTCTAGTTGCAGGCTgtgttttgttattttcttttgctttgttcTCCAGTTATTTAGGATTTgcttgatttgaaaaatataactCTCGAGTATTATTTTGATATATAAATGACATCTTTCtttcgacaaaaataaaataaaacatgaagTGCCCCATCcttcaaaagataaaattaacACTGTTGTCATTGtagaaattaaaggaaaaattaatgatCACAGACATTTGCATGTATGAAGGAGCATACACCCTTTAAGTGATCGAAATGCCTTTATTCTCAACATAGAAAAGTCTTAGAGAGAATTACGTTAGTGACGGAAAACTCGATGTTTCTTATTAGCGATATTACGATATCTATTTGATTACGCACATCTTTCaggattatgcatatatctcctttaatattacatattaaaaaaaaaaactagaagtGGCGCTCAATGCCAAAAGCTCTCCAAAAGAGACTTTGCTTATTATGTTACAGATGTACCTATAGCCATACTGCATGTAAAACGAATTTCCAAATTAAGTGTCCATCCTTCAAAAGATCAAAATAACACCGTTCTCAATGTAGAAATtaacttgaccaaaaaaaaaatgtagaaattAAAGTGAACATTAGTGGGCATAGGCATGAGCATGTGTGAAGGATTCAGTATGTGTAAAGCCAACTCTTTAATTCCATAGATACCTTTTAAGTGTTGGGGAAATATTGTGTAGAATGGGAATACATGGAATCGGATTCTAAGCCGTGATTACATTTTCTTTAAGGAActatttgccccacaacgttTCTAACGATTCTTGGCAAAAAATCGTGTAGGATATAATAGATCCTCAAAATGAGAATATTATATAGCAATTATGATATTTATTCAAGAACTCTAGGGAAACAATCGAAAACATGGCTGTATatctttttgagaaatgaaaatggaagttaGTGAAAAGAACACAACTATTCGGTCCGAAAAACTATAATATTCGGACATAACTCTTCGGAGATTGTAATAGCCCATAATAACCATTaggcataattaattaattaaaattttgaaattaaatgtAATAACATCATCTCCTAAGTAAAGAGGCGCACTTTTTCGTTATGATAATATATTATCTGCAATCGTGCAAGCTTGCTAAGTGCGCCTAATTATTCGCGCACCCATAGGCAAGTATAGTGGGGCATAGCCCACTTGCTCATTTCTCTCTTTCAAAGACTATAATAGCTTTTTAACTAATAAAGATCTTGCACTCTTCCATCTTTTCTATATGGGACAAGAAAaagacactttttttttgttttactaacAAACTTTCAACATTAAGCGACCGAAATGCCTTTATTCTCAACATAGAAAAGTATAGGAAGAATTATGCTAGTGATAGCAAATTCGACATTTCTAAAATGTTATCTGAAAAATCCTTACTTTCAAGAAATACACACTCCTACAATTACAATTATTGAGGTTATTATTATTCTCCTATAGAACTAACCTTCATCCATCCTCAATTGGACATGCAAGGAGCGTGTGCGAAGGAACTAACCACGAGAGAAGGAGAAGTTTTAATTGCTATGAAGTGGGTTCATTATCATAGAAAATCTCCCGTGGAGAGACCTCAATTTATGACTAAGTTTTAATCCGACTCTTTGATTGACTACCGATCAAAGACGGGTCAATCGATCAAGCCTAGCCTCAACCTAAGCGAGTATGCTCTTTGGTCAACAAGAGCATGACCTTATTGATAAGTTGCATGCCATTCGGTGTAAAGAGTGTTCGAGAATAAgttttgagtttgagcttgtaATAGTATGTCCATGAAGAGGTGCATTTGAGTGGATCCCACAAGCGGATACCTTTTGAATGGCTTCCTTGGACCCCACGAGTAGGTGCCTTTTTGGATGGCTGCTTTTCTTATCCATAATAGAGACAGATAACTTCAAAGGAGTACGAGGGGATTtttgcaacctcagcatctacctttgtactCGGGCTTTCAACTTCTGAGCTTAGAGAGGTCCAAAGGTCCGACCATTTGTAgtccatctcttgttgcctctgtgctatcTCCCTAAGAAGGTCCGAGTCATTGGCATTGTCTGTTTCATCCGTCCGAGTGcccacatttgttgactccccctgagtccttgcatggtgcttAGATGATGAAGCAAATTTGCttgggagatttgctatttcagcagCATCGATATCTGTTTTAGTTTGCTCCCTCTCGGATGTTCCTTCTCGTGGAAGTGGTCCCCAGTCTCTATTCCCTGTTTTGGGACAGATGACATTTCTTCTCTCGCTatatcttttccttcttctgtgtcctctctctttttcccgtTGCTCCAGTTGAATGACAGTTtcatcctcatatgttgatcCGACGATCATTTGGATAAGCTCTTCTAATTTTGTATCATTTGTTGCTGAATCGTAtgagatgtgctccttttcaattctatcaagTAGCactttagcaagttttcttcttttgatgctaggtctggttgatttgtgagcaatcatcttgatcctcctcttttgagtGGATTCTGAGGATGTTTCTGCAGATTTGTTATGTGGAGTTTCAACAGTAGGCTCCTTCTAAGTAAGATCTATGGGGATTaccttcttctttctatccctctaGCTTCCATCTTCAAATCAGTAACCCATTTTTCTGAGTATTGTCTCTCCcacacttccccgatgaagctctatAGATCTAAGTTCCAGAGGTACCACTATATGTAGGTACTCAAAGATTCTGCTTATTAGAGATCTATAGGGCAGCtgacccttattcttctttACTGCCCTCCTCATGTGCATAAAGATTAGGTGAGGCAGAGAAAGGGATTTTCCATACGGGATGGCCCggataagctttgcctcataccttgagacatctgtCTTTGAGGATCCCTTTGGCCTTAGGtagttgataactaccttatgtaGTATGACGGTCTTTAGAGGGAAGTAGTGATActcaacgtgtggcttgttggctcttgaaggATCGGGGTTGCTAGACGGctccttgtagacatcttcattTGAGACAGGAATTTTAGTGAAACCGAACAGCTCGGTCTCAAGAATGTCCGCCAGGTCTTCGGCGATCGGAATGATGTTCTGCTCCTTGTAAAAaactgaattgcatttctatcgatcattgtgaagttcgaaTAGAAATAGACAGTCGGTTCAGTATAGGTTGGAGTGGttaaggagcagaagttgtggagcTACAAGTTGGTGAGGGGATAGAGGATCTGCAaaccattcctttcaaaaagGTCGGAATCAACAGGTGCGTTAGGCATAAtgcctctagcaagtagtgcctTGTAGCACTGTTGATGTTCTTTTGATTTGAATAGCCTgtctccctcttcttcatcagctaaaaacttcattggtacatgcttgaagaaggaataaatcagttcatcatcatcatccctcggatgttcAGATTCTgaaatttcttcctccttcacatcctccttttgagcacttcccCGCTCAATCTCTACTGGTTCTCTaacctttccttttccctttccggagggactactCTTCTGAAATTCAGTTCCTACCCTAGTAGCtagccctattttttttttttgagtgagCATCTCGGAAAATTTGTACAACTCTTCctcattgaagaacccattcatttttacaaattCCAGAATGTTACTTTCAGACCTACCATCAATCCGTATCTCTTTAATGACATTCAATAGACccctagctagctttatccttttgTTAACAGGCAAACTAGCGTTTTCCTCgggggttcggattaccgtggAAGAGATTCGTTCTtgaatcttcttgcgtttcttTTCTGTCACTCCTATTGGTGAAGTGTACGCCATGTAAGCGATCAATCTTTGTGCCTGCTTTTCGGCTTCACTCAGCAAGGTGGTGAGGTCGTAATGGGTTGGAGAGGATCCTAGACGAACAGAACGGCAAGAGCCAGCAGCTGATGATTTCTGTGCCGAAGGATTCTTGGCCGCTATGAGGAGTGAGAATTGTCGGGCGATTCTGATCATGGAGCTTtgggagatttagggttttttggatTTCGTAAAACCGAGAGTGTGATTTGTGAGAGTGAGCgagtagaaaaggtttagggtgtAGGAGGCGgttcttattttgataaaataggaaattcttttaaaaatattttgagaatatttcagctcaatcaatttaatttcaatcaagacaatcaaatattcaatcagaacaATCAGTACAATCACATATTCAATCAgaaaaatcacataatatttgctaaatatttaagaagattgtgttaatgcgtaccttatttgttaccaaaaataaaaacgacttacacGCCAaaatttcgaacgatcaaatctttttgtCGTATCTCGCTCTGAAGTCTTGAAAGTCTTCGgatgatattttcaagttttgaggCAATTTCTCttatctagatctcagctcaaatgggaatcatggtaatacccaattcttgtctaatgtactcaaatgcatttttgtcaagtgccttagttAATATATAAGCTATTTGATaattagaatcaacaaattgaatgttaacattatagttatgcacatgatcatgaataaaatgatgcttgatttcgaTATGTTTAGCTCGCGAGTgtagaactggattctttgtgaggttgatagcacttgtgttgtcacatttgatttccacgttgtgagcttcaacaccaaagtccttcgcttgttgcttcatccataagatttgagcgcaacagctccctagtgctacatactcggcttacgcagttgatagagctacggtgttctgtttcttggagaaccaagacaccagcatagATCCCGTAAGTTGACATatgcccgaagtactttttctatccaacttacaacctgcaagatcagcatccgaatagccatgtaatacaagatctaATGTTTtaggataccataatcctaagtttggattagttcctatgtacttgatgattttttttgacAGCATACATATgggattctttaggatcagattgaaatctcgcacacatgcacacaTTAAATATAATATCAGGTTGAGAAGCgataaggtataacaaagaaccaatcatgctcctgtatagcttctgatcaacctgtttgccttattcatccttatccaatttggatgaggtagacatcggcgattttgttttcttgcgattattttgaccaaacttcttcactaattccaaggcatatttttcttgatgtatgaatgtgcccggATTAGTCCGGTTCACTtatagtcctaggaagaatttgagttctccaatcatgctcatctcgaactcattctacATGGtctgagagaagttcttacaaggatgttggttagacgagccaaatataatatcatcaacatatatttgaataagcggaatgtctttaccttcccttttgataaatagagttgtatcaactttaccttttttgaAGCCCTTTttaataagaaaattacttaacctttcataccggACTCGGGGGGCTTGCTTGAGTCCTGTTGacatctgatttttaatcaaattttccttagttgtattttctaaaattcaccaaaaattcacaaaaaatcaaaaaattgaaaaatcaagtttggtagccttggccaagtataaagaaccaattttgaacaaaaaataatttttttttatatttttcgcatttttttaaaattttcaaaaaatagaaaaatacaagaaaattcataaaaaatacttcccgaggtcataaaaatatagaaaaatgtccaatatttttattttaattccctcttcatattgacctcaagaaaaatcaaaaattgaattcaattttaggtgttcctttgtaACGCcgaggattgaatttgcataaaaaatacaaattgagtctttttatttgtaatttttgcacattttgagtctagacattcaattacagtcctatctatcttcaatttaatcaattgcaccttcaattgcacgaattgcacaaattggacaaaattcccaaagatttttgcaatttaatccctaggattctaaatttttgaaattactttcaatctaGGGACTTTCGTGGTAGAATTGGATTgcccccctaggttttcatacattctgaatcgattggcaggggtggctcggtccaatttgattaaataggcattcaattgaacttttccccaatttgcaattataagaaaatttggggtttttgcagaaattgatgagaatttttgggcaaaaacacatttctaaatagaatttaggcccctaagtgaaattttgaggtttaattgtgaaaattccccatagattttgattaattttgaggtgaaaatagggggacatctatcTGCAACCGAC is a genomic window containing:
- the LOC115739850 gene encoding uncharacterized protein LOC115739850, giving the protein MGDSSLLTTLSMESHHPSTLLSMDSSSSSHDESVLEMNRQMILRPPDINLPLSVERSPPPQSWNPDPCDILDVGLGPQVYETESLLNIPKGGRKCVKRVDSIWGAWFFFSFYFKPVLNDKSKAKIVRDSNGVSGFDKSDLKLDIFMVQHDMENMYMWAFKERPDNALGKMQLRSYMNGHSRQGERPFPFSVDKGFVRSHRMQRKHYRGLSNPQCIHGIEVVPSPNLRGLDEEEHRRWMELTGRELNFSIPPEASDFSSWRNLPNIDFELERPPPPVKCASNSQSKKLLNGSGLNLSTQPSSNGNVDSMDLSPVSSKKRKDFFSHGLEEDPFLTVNPLSDRTIDMDLHLSEPQWLNEFSGIMKNVYGPVTAAKTIYEDEEGYLIIISLPFVDLQKVKVSWRNTPTHGIIKISGVSTSRTPFIRRSDRTFKLTDPSPEHCPSGEFVREIPLSTRIPEDANIEAYYNEQGSLLEIMVPKLRAGPEEHEVRVCLRPHLGGSDLILT